AGAAATCTGCAAGTATTAGAGATAGAGAGAACCTACCATttgatattttgagaaaagagTCGACGGTGGAATCGAACGCGAATTTGGCGACGAAATTCAGGATTTCACTGATTATTCCTCGACGTTGGGGCTTGGATTTGGATTCTTTCAACGCCGCTTCGTGAAGCCCCTCAATTCTAATTGTGTCCGCCATTTTCTGTTCTGGTGTACTAGACTAGATGGAAATAGTGTATTTACTCTTCTTCTGTGctatatattttcataataagaCCGATGGTAAAGTGCTGAAAATTATGgatttttttcctattattttttttacatcCCTCCCCCAGCACCAAGTAgcagattttttttttcctttctttcacaAGATTACAAATTACAATGTTAtttaaaagaatatattttttattattatataatttagtATCATTACAAcctaatattttaattaatatcatACTACCTTCTATTTTATAAATTAGTTAAAAACATACTTGAACTCACCTTTTACAAAATATCACTActttaattacataatatatctaatatattaaaaaaaatagtattgaaattaatattaatgtttaaaaaaatatataaatagttttatttaattaattgaaatattaataataatgaaaaaaattccaaacttttaaaaatttactattttttagtgtaattattattattattttaattaattaaaacttaaggaagaagaagaagaagaaacaaaattattaatgtttacaaatttaagattttttattaatttttatatatatatatattatataattaaaataaaggtatttgaataatattaaaaataaatgtgATCAAAAATTATGTTTAACATATGTTTTTATAATAATTTGTAAAATGAAGAATAATATTTTGATATTAATTAAACTGAAAAGGTGTTATAAGTTTGTATAACAATAAGATGTAATATTTTAATCTACATTTATATAATAAACAACATGAGAACGTTTCATAATTATAGATTCGTAAGGTTTGCTTACTTGTGtcgaataatttttttttcaagaaattaTTGGAAAAATCTTccatttctcataaaaaaaaatcttcaGAAAAGGTTACAGGAGCACACAGAGGTATATTGTCAACTGCAAACACACTACTCATTTTCAAAACAAATATACAAACAAATCAAATGAATGAAATGATTTCCAAGCTTGAAAAAGGaaaaacacacacacacgcaATACTTtaaaataaacaaagaacaaGGTAAGGAAGCTGGAGTCATCAATTTTATAGAAACCAAATCCACACTATTAATCTTATAAAATTGAACTTTTACTATATTTTTAAAGCATAGGAGAGACCTTCCTTGGATAGTTCTTCCATATCCACTACTGTAGGTTGGAGCCTTGCAACTTTGGCAATAGCCTCATTTTCTTCATTACTCCCTCCCTCCAAGAAAGCTCCCTTAACTTTTCCACTTTGAATCCAGTAGGATCCAAACTTGGGTTCTTTAGATAAAGGATCAGGGTCCCCAAAAAGCACAGTTTCACCAACATTATCTCCATAAAACTTCCATGACAGATCAAACACCCTTGAATAGAAGAAAGGAAGGTAGTCATACTCTTCAATGGACACCCCACGTTCACTAGCTTTAATGGCTTTCACAGCTTGCTCAGCTGACTTTCTGGCATGGTCAACATGCTCAACTCTCCTCATCTCATTGTACATTTTCATGGGGAAAGTAGCTACATCTCCAATAGCATACACATCAAAAAAGCTTGTTCTGAAAAATTCATCTGTCTTAATTCCTCCTTTGTCTTCTTCAACCTGTCCTTTGAACAATGAAGTAAGAGGCCTTCCGCCAATGCCGACTACAACAATATCAGCCTGCAAAACCTTACCATCCTTCAGTCTCACTCCTTTGACCTCTCCATTGCTTGACTTTGCATTGAACCCGATTGCTGAAGTACCCTTTACGATTTTGATTCCTTTGTTGGTATAGTAACTCTCGTAGAAAGTTGCTATCTCTGATGTGAAAAGCCTACGCATACACCATGCTTCTGGATAAACCATGGTGACATCTAAGTTGTTGATTCTCAAGGCTGCTCCAACTTCAAGGCCAATGTATCCTCCTCCAACAATGACTGCTTTTCCCTTTCTCGTTGATCTAATACCTTCTACTAACTTTTCAGCATCACCGATTTCTCTCAAGTAGAAGATGTTTTTTGCATCTGTTTCTTCTACACCGAAATCTGTTAACTTCATTGTTGTTGAACCGGTAGCAATGACCAGAGTCTCATACTTGAAGATTGTTCCACTTGATGTGGTGAGAGCTTTCAAAGACAGATCTGCATTAACTATTTCCGTGTTGAGGAACAATGAGATCCCATTTTCTCTATACCACTCAGGAAGCAATCTCTGTCCTCCACTTCCCACACAAACATGAAAACCAGGAAGCCTTGAGGGACTTTTTGGAGACAAGTAAGCCTTGCTAAGGGCAGGGCGCTCATAAGGTGCCACTGGCTCTTTGGAAATGATAGCCAATTCTCCTCTTTGAAGTCCTTCTCTTGTAAATTCTCTTGCTGCATAACCGGCTGAGACACCGCCCCCAAGAATGATGTACTTGAAAAACTTCTCAGGGGATTCATACAGACTTCCTTTATGGATAAGTTCCTTTACTTTTGAAGTTTTTTCATCAACATGTTTTCCAAGACATACACGCGAGAGATGTTTCTTTTCTCCAAGTTTTTGCTCAATCGAATATATTTCACTTATGACTTTTTCGATTTCTTTTAACCATTCCTTAGCTTCCTGTTCATGTTCAGGGATCTGCTTAGCATGCAATCTTTGTTCTATATCTTCCTTTTTGATATATAAACCTTCAAAAATGGTCTTGAGATTTCTCATGTTTTCTTCAAGTTCTTTGTAGTACTTAAAATATGTTACAATAGGTTGTGCCCACGTGAACATCTTGATTATAGTGAACAATCGGATGCAAAATTCTAATAAAGAAGTTCGTAGTTCCTACATAAGAATGTTAAAGAaaacatcaaaaaaaaaaaacagttgatAGATCCTTATTAAAAAGAGATACATGTACATTAACCTAAGTGAGGTAAGATTAGTGTGACTAATGAGTAATGAAAGAATTAACAAAGGGAGAGTTTAGCCAcccttttttgtttatattttttttttcctttctccaCCCCCTTCTAAAgatattaaattttttaacattttattTTCCCTCATATATAAATATTACTCATTCTTAACAAAATTAATTCTTCCTCTACATAATTTACAGCCCCCTTTTCTATGTAACATTGTTATCTTCTACaacttttttcttcttattcttctgcAACATTATTAAAAAGAAAGGCATTTATTGACATATACTCAAGAAAAGGATCATTTTGCTCTAACCCCCATTGACAATTATTGGCAGCTAAGAAATCAAAGGCTTACCGTGTGACATAGCTGGAAGATTTTGAGTATTATTTTCTTTCCTTAGAATATTTTGGTTAGTTGTGTATATTCTGCCTTTATGTCTGAGATTATTGTATAGCCTATATAAATCGATCATCTCAATGAATAAAATTATCATGTTTTCATCACAATCAATCGTCTCTATATTTTCTTCCTATATTTCATCATGGTATTAGAGCTGTTAATAGCCCTCTAAGGGTAAGGGTAAGTGTATTCTTTGAGTCAATACAAAACTCCCAAATGCCTTTCAGCTACTTCATTCACGATAAAAATCACTGTATTACAACAAAAACTTATATAGCTCATACCAAAATAGGAAATACATTCTAACAGAAAACAGTTGGTATTTTCTCCCTCTCTCTTCTTCAACGACTCTCAGCCATCACAAAATCCGTTAGCCAACGTGGTTTCACACGTTCTCTTTGTCCACGCACCCTACCAGCCATCTCCTTCTCTTTCAGTTCTGCATCGTTACTCTCCTGCCTGTTAACAATTTTGGGCTGACAGAATCAATCTTTTGGGCTGCATTCTTAACCCAGGAACTGACCTGTTCTTTTACAGTCTCTAAGTCCAATGGTATTGGGCTGCTATATTGGGCTTGGCTATCACTTCTCCCTTCCTCAAAAacaaccttgtcctcaaggttggTGACATTATAAAGTTGACAGAAAGCTTCGTAATTTTCCCAGGTTGCATCCTCCGGCGGACTAAGTGACCATTGCACCAATACTTGTTTTataggcttgttgttgatgtatTTTACACGAGCTGCAAGTATAGCTATTGGCACCATGATGGGACGATTAGCTACAGTGATTTCAGGCAGAGGGTAACTCTTCAAAGGCAGCTTGCCACGGAACAGTTTGAGGAGCGATACATGGAAAATTGGGTGGATGCGACTACCTTCCGGTAGCTCCAACGTATAAGCAACTGGTCCATGTCTGGCTAAGACAGGAAAGGGTCCAAAATACCTGCGACACAGCTTAGAATTGAGCCTTTTTGCCACTGTTGACTGTCTGTATGGTTGGAGTTTCACCAACACTAATTCCCCAACCTTAAATTCCTTGTCTCGACCGTTTTTATTAGCTTGCTGGCGCATTCTGTTCTGAGCTTGCTGCATATTTGCCTTCAATTGCAGCAAGATAGCATCCCTTGTAAGCAAGTCTTCCTCCACGGCTTGCATGATCGTTGAGCCTCGGTTGTTAGCGGGAATGGAAGGAGGAAGCTGACCATAAATAGCTTGAAATGGGGTCATTCCAATGGCAGAATGATGGCTGGTGTTGTAGTGGTACTCCGCCCAAGTGAGAAACTTGCTCCACTGTTTCGGGTTATCCGCCATAAAGGCCCGAAGATATTGCTCTAAATATCAATTTGTGACCTCCGTTTGGCCGTCGGTTTGGGGATGATACGCTGAACTCATCTTCAATTTGGTGCCCATAAGCTCGAAAAGCTTCTTCCAAAATGCGCTCGTGAAAATGGGATCACGATCCGAGACTATGGTATTCTAATCACCATACCAGAAAATAACTCAGCAACTTTTGAAGCAGAGTAGTGATTTGGAAGAGATCCGAAGTGGGCGTACTAGGTGAAGCAAACAATCACGACCAATATATTTGTCATGCCGTGAGAGTTAGGCAACCCAACGATAAAATCCATTGCTAAGTCCTCACAAACGCGTTTCGGAATCTCCAAGGGCTGTAGCAACCCATAAGGGTTTGTGGGCGAATACTTAACCGTTTGACAAACAATACAGGATTGCACATACTGCTTAACCTCGACTCTCatgtttttccaaaaaaaaattgcacTTAATCGGAGGAAAGTGTGTTGGAAACCTGCATGTCCTCCTGTAGGAGTGTCGTGAAACTCATTCATAAGCAACTGCTTAAGATTGGAATACCTACGAATCACCAATCGGTGTTTAAAATATAGTAACCCGTCCCGTATTGAGTAACTTTCTGGAGCTGTATTTTTGTCTAACAGCTGGGTATGGATTAGCCTAAGATCCAGACTGGTTGTATTCTCCCTTCGAAGTTCTTCCAAAAATTCAAAACACTCCGAAGATATGGCTGCTTGGAGTACAGAGACGGTTCCCTCGTGTTGCCTAGATAAGGCCTCCGCTGCTGAATTTTCGCGGCCAGCCTTGTACTCGATTGTGAATTGGAAACCCAACAATTTGCGGAGAAAGTGTTGTTGTTCAGGGGTCTGTATTGCTTGTGTAAGCAGTTCTTTTAGGCTCTTATGATTAGTTCTAATTATGAAATGCCTACCAAGGAGATATTGTCTCCATTTCATTAGTGCCTCAGTGATAGCCCTTAACTCTCGAATATAAGCTGATGCTCCAACATATTTCGGACCCAATTTCTTGCTAAAAAAGGCTAAGCAAACTCCAGGCAAGGGGTTATTTTTCGAGAAAACTCTTGAAAGAAAAGTCGAAGTATTCACTGATGCAAACTAGGCCAGATCGATTGATGACAGAAAATCTACATCAGAATACTGTAGTTTACCATGGGGCAACTTGGTAACATGGCGAAGTGAGAAACAGACAGTTGTTGCTAGAAGCAGTGCAGAAGCTGAATACAGAGTCATGACTCTTGGAGTGTGCGAGGCAATATGGATAAAAAGACTACGGGAAGAATAAAAGATTAAGTATGAAGCTCCAGTTCATCTTTATTGTGACAACCAGTCCACTATTAGTATTGCTCACAACCTAGTCCATCATGACAGAACGAAGCATGTGGAAGTCGACTGTcactttattaaagaaaaaattgatggaGGAATTATCAAAATTGAGTATATGCACACTGATCAACAACTAGCAGATATTATTACCAAGGGATTATCTCGAAAGTATTTGATTGCCTTATAAACAAGTTTGGACTCATCAATATCTACAGTCAAGCTTGAGGGGGAGTATTGACAGCTAAGAAATCAAAGGCTTATCGTGTGATATAGTTGGAAGATTTTGtgtattattttctttccttggttaaaatattttagTTAATTGTGTATATTATGCCTTTATGTTTTGGATTCTTGTATAGCCTATATAAACCGATGATCTCAATGAATAAAATTATCAAGTTTTCATCACAATCAATCGTCTCTATATTTTCTTCCTATATTTCATCAACAATCCTAAATGGAAAGTTGTTTCTACCCTAGTTCAAGTTCAAGAAGAAAGAGAGATAATAGAAGCAGGGTTTTGTAAGCAAGTAAAGAATCAATTAAGGCACACATGTTAGCTTGTTTCTGCTAAATTTAACTTAGAGACCTAAAATCTGTCATGACAAGATTGTTTTTATATTTTGGTCATAAGAATACTTATTTTAGAATTCTTCTATACTACTATGGATGCTAGATCTagttaaataaagaaaaattgcaTTGACAACCCcacttatttcaatattatacCAACACCCATTTAGACAAATGATACACACAGTCTCACCCTCTGAAATTAAGGAAACAATTCACAGATAATTTGGTAAGTTATTAAATTGTTTTCCTCTAATAATTGATAAGTTAAATTATAAAAAAGCAGAAATTGTGAAAAAAATTGTTCTTACAAGTATCAAATAGTGTTAGAATTATTAATATTTGTAATAGAGGTGTCATTATAATATTAACATCACATATCGAGTGTCAGTGTAATGGGTGGCATAGTAGAAGAGAATATGATTAGGACTTACAGCCAAGTTTGCTTTCATTCAATTGTGTTTTTATCTTCAATTCACGTAGTTGTTTTGACCATAAGATGAAGccttgaagaaaaagaaaacaaaaacattaGTACTTTGAACATTATCATTTCAGAAATAAAGTAAATCCATAGCCAAAATAG
The Humulus lupulus chromosome 6, drHumLupu1.1, whole genome shotgun sequence DNA segment above includes these coding regions:
- the LOC133782638 gene encoding monodehydroascorbate reductase, seedling isozyme-like, which encodes MKANLAELRTSLLEFCIRLFTIIKMFTWAQPIVTYFKYYKELEENMRNLKTIFEGLYIKKEDIEQRLHAKQIPEHEQEAKEWLKEIEKVISEIYSIEQKLGEKKHLSRVCLGKHVDEKTSKVKELIHKGSLYESPEKFFKYIILGGGVSAGYAAREFTREGLQRGELAIISKEPVAPYERPALSKAYLSPKSPSRLPGFHVCVGSGGQRLLPEWYRENGISLFLNTEIVNADLSLKALTTSSGTIFKYETLVIATGSTTMKLTDFGVEETDAKNIFYLREIGDAEKLVEGIRSTRKGKAVIVGGGYIGLEVGAALRINNLDVTMVYPEAWCMRRLFTSEIATFYESYYTNKGIKIVKGTSAIGFNAKSSNGEVKGVRLKDGKVLQADIVVVGIGGRPLTSLFKGQVEEDKGGIKTDEFFRTSFFDVYAIGDVATFPMKMYNEMRRVEHVDHARKSAEQAVKAIKASERGVSIEEYDYLPFFYSRVFDLSWKFYGDNVGETVLFGDPDPLSKEPKFGSYWIQSGKVKGAFLEGGSNEENEAIAKVARLQPTVVDMEELSKEGLSYALKI